Proteins encoded in a region of the Spiroplasma endosymbiont of Amphimallon solstitiale genome:
- a CDS encoding IS256 family transposase — protein MAKKQNINNNDPISKAVDLLLENTEDLTTVFKEGGLYKELTKRLVEKMLNSEMQNYLGYEKNQHSNTENARNGTSSKKLITQQGKIEIDVPRDRNSDFTPLIVAKRQRRFDGFDQQVLSLYAKGMTLSDIRMQLQELYHGADISESVISQITDDVIDDVKAWQNRPLESIYPIVYFDCIVVKVRQDKRIINKSVYIALVVDLEGKKDVLGLWISENEGAKFWLSNLTEMKNRGLNDILIACSDNLTGMSEAIQSVYPKTEHQLCIVHQIRNSLKYVSYKHRKTLVTDLKPIYTACSEEQAMQALESFESKWNKQYPQIAKSWYKNWENLMVFISYPVEIKRVIYTTNAIESVNSQLRKVIRNKKVFPNDMSVFKIFYLAIENITKKWTLPIQNWNTAIAHFMIKFEDRINLN, from the coding sequence ATGGCTAAAAAACAAAATATTAATAATAATGATCCAATATCAAAAGCAGTAGATTTATTATTAGAAAATACTGAAGATTTAACAACAGTTTTTAAAGAAGGGGGTTTATATAAAGAATTAACAAAACGTTTAGTTGAAAAAATGTTGAATTCTGAAATGCAAAATTATTTAGGATATGAAAAAAATCAACATAGTAATACTGAAAATGCTCGTAATGGTACAAGTTCAAAAAAATTAATAACTCAACAAGGTAAAATTGAGATTGATGTACCAAGAGATCGCAATAGTGATTTTACTCCTTTAATAGTTGCAAAAAGACAGCGAAGATTTGATGGTTTTGATCAACAAGTGCTTTCACTATATGCAAAAGGTATGACTCTATCTGACATTAGAATGCAGTTACAAGAGTTATATCATGGTGCTGATATTAGTGAAAGTGTTATTAGTCAAATTACTGATGATGTTATTGATGATGTCAAAGCATGACAAAATCGACCATTAGAAAGTATTTATCCTATTGTTTACTTTGATTGTATAGTAGTTAAAGTAAGACAAGATAAACGCATTATTAACAAATCAGTTTATATAGCATTAGTAGTTGATTTAGAAGGCAAAAAAGATGTTTTAGGCTTATGAATTAGTGAAAATGAAGGTGCTAAATTTTGATTATCTAATTTGACAGAAATGAAAAATCGAGGCTTAAATGATATTCTTATTGCTTGTAGTGACAATTTAACAGGCATGTCAGAAGCAATACAATCAGTTTATCCTAAAACAGAACATCAATTATGCATTGTTCATCAAATTCGAAATAGTTTAAAATATGTTTCATACAAACATCGAAAAACTTTAGTTACAGATTTAAAGCCAATTTATACTGCATGTAGTGAAGAACAAGCAATGCAAGCTTTAGAATCATTTGAAAGTAAATGAAATAAACAATATCCTCAAATTGCTAAATCTTGATATAAAAATTGAGAAAATTTAATGGTTTTTATTAGTTATCCTGTAGAAATCAAAAGAGTAATTTATACTACAAATGCTATTGAATCTGTTAATAGTCAATTAAGAAAAGTTATCAGAAATAAAAAAGTTTTTCCTAATGATATGTCAGTTTTCAAAATATTTTATTTAGCAATTGAAAATATAACAAAAAAATGAACATTGCCTATTCAAAATTGAAATACAGCAATTGCTCATTTTATGATAAAATTTGAAGACAGAATTAATCTAAACTAG